In a single window of the Montipora capricornis isolate CH-2021 chromosome 11, ASM3666992v2, whole genome shotgun sequence genome:
- the LOC138023223 gene encoding uncharacterized protein: MSDDETSSHSSQSSLSIDDESMPENVIWPYQFEPEFSSSEENVEEGELVGERQHYDENFRVRNLDWCTCGNCQILNRNEECTCCSEFPQICDKSKEAVEMGEVAEASVCITQHPGFQAVCLNRWVLQTAWYQYKQQYSQSYEGPQHKLNRHVAYRQLVRKCWGVLGKEMRVPLPSCAVCCIRAHFPPSRT, encoded by the exons ATGTCTGACGACGAAACCTCTTCACATTCATCTCAATCAAGTCTTTCTATTGACGATGAAAGTATGCCTGAAAATGTGATTTGGCCGTACCAGTTCGAACCAGAGTTTTCTTCCAGCGAAGAAAATGTGGAAGAAGGAGAATTAGTAGGGGAGCGTCAacactacgatgaaaattttcGTGTCAGAAATCTGGACTG GTGTACATGTGGAAATTGCCAAATACTAAACAGAAATGAGGAATGTACCTGCTGTTCAGAGTTTCCTCAAATCTGCGACAAAAGCAAGGAGGCAGTAGAGATGGGGGAGGTTGCTGAGGCCTCAGTTTGTATAACTCAGCATCCAGGTTTCCAAGCTGTTTGTCTCAACAGATGGGTGCTGCAGACAGCCTGGTACCAATATAAGCAGCAGTATTCTCAGTCATATGAAGGTCCCCAACATAAACTTAATAGGCACGTAGCCTATCGTCAACTTGTCAGAAAGTGCTGGGGTGTTCTCGGCAAGGAAATGAGAGTCCCTTTGCCATCATGTGCAGTTTGTTGCATTAGAGCACACTTTCCCCCCTCCAGGACTTGA